One genomic window of Quercus lobata isolate SW786 chromosome 9, ValleyOak3.0 Primary Assembly, whole genome shotgun sequence includes the following:
- the LOC115962058 gene encoding cinnamoyl-CoA reductase-like SNL6 has translation MAPASFTQNSKTVCVMDASGSLGSTLVERLLHKGYTVHAAVQNHGELQCFEGEHYDNKKLRVFHSDPLDYHSIMDALKGCSGLFYSFEPSSDQPTYDEFMAEVEVRAAHNVLEACARTDTIDKVVFTSSATAVIWRDDHNTMSSDIDERHWSDINLCRKFKLWHALSKTLAEKTAWALAMDRGVNMVSINGGFLMAPPHLTIKNPYLKGAAEMYEDGVFVTVDLNFIVDSHICIFENVSSYGRYLCFNHVISCNKDAIKLAHILLPPSEDCSPERLEDTRVYQQRISNKKLNKLMVDFES, from the exons ATGGCTCCAGCTTCTTTCACTCAGAACTCAAAGACAGTTTGTGTAATGGACGCTTCTGGCAGCTTAGGCTCCACCCTTGTGGAGCGGCTTTTGCATAAAGGCTACACAGTCCACGCCGCTGTCCAAAACCATG GTGAATTACAATGTTTTGAAGGGGAGCATTATGATAATAAGAAATTGAGGGTTTTTCATTCAGACCCTTTGGACTACCATAGCATTATGGATGCCTTGAAGGGATGCTCTGGCTTATTCTACTCCTTCGAGCCTTCTTCAGATCAGCCCACTTATGAT GAATTTATGGCGGAGGTTGAGGTCAGGGCAGCTCACAATGTGCTGGAAGCTTGTGCAAGAACAGACACTATAGACAAAGTTGTCTTTACATCATCTGCTACCGCCGTTATATGGAGAGATGACCATAATACGATGTCGTCTGATATTGATGAGAGGCATTGGAGTGACATTAATCTTTGTAGAAAATTCAAG TTGTGGCACGCTTTATCAAAGACCCTAGCCGAGAAGACAGCATGGGCCTTAGCCATGGATCGAGGTGTGAACATGGTGTCCATAAACGGAGGGTTCCTGATGGCTCCTCCTCATCTAACAATCAAAAACCCATATTTGAAAGGAGCGGCTGAGATGTACGAAGATGGTGTATTTGTTACTGTGGATCTCAACTTCATTGTGGACTCTCACATCTGCATCTTTGAAAATGTCTCATCTTATGGCCGATATCTCTGCTTCAACCATGTCATCAGTTGCAACAAAGATGCCATTAAGCTTGCTCACATATTATTGCCACCCTCTGAAGACTGTTCTCCTGAAAG attgGAGGACACAAGAGTGTACCAGCAAAGGATAAGCAACAAGAAACTAAACAAATTGATGGTGGATTTTGAAAGTTGA